TGAAACTCATCATAAATCGTCGCATAAAGCTGACCGTTCATTTGAAATCCCTTGGCAACGGTAAACGAAATATTGGAAGTCACATTGAATTGCAATTGCGCTGGATCCTTTGGCTGTGCGAATTGGGCATTGCATCCAGGAATAAAACTGAGATCAAATTTGAATGCAGAGGACTGGCGCTCAGGTGCAATATAACCGGGATAAGGAGCTGGGGATAGTGGATACCAGCCAATTGATACGCCAGCCAAAAACTCAGTCAATGAAATTTGATCTTGCAGCCATTGCTCAAACCCTTCTCGCTCGACGATGATGTATTTGATCGTCACGTTTCGGTATTTGGGAATTAGGACAATTCTGTGGCAAGAGGAAAAACGATGAGCTGATGAAACAAGGACAACGCCCAAAGCGAGCACCTCATTTCGGAAACGCCGATTTTCGTAGCTGATCCATATCGTCGGGCCGGATGCCACCTGAATTTCAATGTTCTCCAAACCAGCAGCGATGAGGTCATTTTGGCAGGTTACCACGGCAGTGTTCAGGTCCATGCGGTTCGGCTGGCTGGCACGCCCGCTGACAAAAAATAAAAATAGGCTTCCCCACATGAACATTAGCAACCTGCTCATCATTTCCTCTCCTCCAAAGCCGATGATGATATAAAAAGGATCGATAATAACGCTGAAAGCAAAAATCTGTTGCCTGACGATTCAATTAATAAAATTAATAAAGCGGAGCGGTCCGAAATCTGTTGAAAGAGGGAGATTCTCATGGAATCAAATAATACCGGATCGCTCGCGATAAGTGGATGGTTTGACGCTGCTAGCCCAGCAATAACACTCTGGGTGAACCGTGTCCATCGGATTGCTGAGTCTTATACCCGAAATCCATTTGATTTTGATGGAATCCCCAAAGCCTTGGGGGTGGAGGCGAGACTTCATTTGACCCGATAAGGGCAAGATCGAAAGCCTCAGATCATTCCCTGCATTACTCAATTTAAAAATTTCTTCTGGAAAATCAAGTGAAAAATTGCCCAATTTAAAGAGATGCAACCGTTCTTTCAATATTGTAACAGCTTTTCGGTTTTTATTTGACAAGATGCAAAAAAACCTATAAACCGAGCTTCAGGATTTACGCAAAATATAGAAATCAATGTTTCTGACCCTCTGTTTTGCAGAGAGATATTTATATAATTGCTTGATTCCCTCAGAAAGAAAGCTATAAAATTCTATTGCGAACCAATCAAATTCGGAATTTTCCTCAGTTGAACCAGCAAGAAGGCGAGGTGGTAATATTAAGCTATTAAATGACCATTAAGGGAAGCTAAAGAATTGGAGCAATTGAACAATCATGAATGAAAATGCAAAATTTTCGGTGATATTTTCATTGCGATGAAATTGAAAGGAGAAAGAAAACACCGTGTATCGCATTCTGATTGGCGTTCTTGGCAAAAAAGAGATCTATTCAAGCGAATCGAGCTTTGAAATATCGAGATTCTTTGCGCCCCCATACCTCAGCGGTTAGCGAAACATGCTCAGAAGATTAGGCACTAACATTTACACAGTCCAATGTGAAGGAATCTTCTTTCGAGATGATTATCGTGTTTCCAAATTAATGCTTGCAAAATGAAAATGGAACTCATTGAGAATTGAGTTCTCATTGCTGCACGAGTAGACCTTGGCCGTGCTGATTGAAGGCGGAATAAAAATGGCGCGGCAATTTCAATATCACTGCCTACTCGTTCGTTCGATAGTTGCCCGCTGACTGGTTCGCCTATTCTTGTTTCGGTGGTTCTATGCCAAGGATTTGGTATAGCTCCTCTTTCTCGACGATCTCTTTTTCGAGCAATCGTTTTGCGAGTTGTTCGAGCTGCTGCTTCTTATTTATAAGCAACTCTTTGACCACATTATATGCGGACTCGACAATTTTTCGGACCTCATTATCGATTTCGGCAGCGATTTGTTCGCTGTAGGGCCGACTCTCTGGCATTTGGATGCCAAGGTAGATGCCACGCTGGCTACTGCCATACGATAGCGGGCCTAGCTTCTCACTCATCCCGTATTCGACCACCATGGAGCGAGCAATTTGAGTGGCGCGCTCGAGGTCATTCTGAGCCCCAGTGGAGATTTCATTAAATGTGATTTCTTCTGCCACTCGGCCACCCAATAGCACCTTCAGCCGACTTTCCAGTTCGGAGCGAGTCATCAAATAGCGATCTTCGGTGGGTAATTGCAGCGTATAGCCCAGCGCTGCTACACCGCGTGGAATAATCGAAACCCGATGCACTGGATCAGTATTGGGCAGGCTGGCGCCAACGATCGCATGACCGGACTCGTGATAGGCAACGATCTCCTTCTCATGCTTATTGAGCACTCGGCTTTTTCGCTCGAGCCCGGCAATCACACGATCGATTGCCTCCTCCAATTCTTCCATACTGACGATATTCTTATTGCGACGCGCCGCGAGCAACGCCGCCTCATTAATCACATTGGCCAGATCAGCACCGACAAATCCTGGGGTCCGAGCGGCAATGACGCGCAAATCCACATCAGGTGACAGCTTGACTCCGCGCGCATGCACTTTAAGAATTGCCTCTCTGCCATTGATATCAGGCCGATCGACGACAACCTGGCGATCGAACCGGCCCGGCCGCAACAGGGCTAAATCAAGAATCTCAGGACGGTTGGTCGCTGCCATGATAATTACCCCGATGTTCGGATCAAATCCGTCCATTTCGGTGAGCAACTGGTTTAATGTCTGCTCCCGCTCGTCATGCCCACCAGTGACCGGGCTAATGCTACGCGCCTTACCCAGGGCATCCAGTTCATCTATGAAAATGATGCAGGGTGATCGTTGCGCCGCCTGCTGAAATAGGTCACGAACTCGTGCTGCACCCACACCAACAAACATTTCGACAAAGTCTGAACCTGACATCGAAAAGAAGGGTACACCCGCCTCACCTGCCACAGCTTTGGCCAATAAAGTCTTACCCGTGCCTGGAGGGCCGACCAGCAGAACACCTTTGGGAATCCTACCGCCCAAGGACTGAAATTTCGCAGGATTCTTCAAGAATTCAACTACCTCTTTCACCTCCTCGACCGCCTCATCAATCCCAGCAACATCCTTGAAGGTCACTTTGGTCTGACCCTCTACATACACTTTCGCCTTGCTTTTTCCGATCGATAACATCCCCCCAGTGGGATTCATGCGACGAAAGATGAACCCCCAAATGGCCACCAAAATGAGCAGCGGAAAAACCCAAACCAATAGAAAATTCAATAACCAGCTCCGCTCTGGTTGCCCCGAGAACTGAATGCCCATTGCCTCCAACTGATTCACCAGCTCTGGATCTTCGACGCGCGTGGTTGAGAAGCTCGCCAAGGACAATCCTTTCACCGCTTCTCCCCGCTTGCGAATCGGCCCGCTTTGAGCCAGCGAATCGACCCAGGCATTGAATAATTTGCGCTTCGACTTCAGAGTTTCAGCGTTCGAAATCGTATCTGGTAAAAAGCCAAACGCCTGGTAGAGAGAATCCAATTTCGCTGGATCTGAGAAGAATCGGCCAGTAATTTTATCCTGGCTAATAAGGCAATCCTTGATCTGGCCCTTGCGCACCATCTCTTTAAATTCGCTATAAGGCAATTTAACAACGGTCTCTTTCAAAATCATGGTCTCTAATAGATACATGATCATGATACCAAAGATGATGTACCAGATCGAAAAATGCACACGCTTTTCAATCTTAATCGGGCGCTTGTTGCTTTTTTTGCTTTGCTTTTTAGAGTGCTCGCTCATATTTGAAAAAACCTTATGTCAATAGGTTCACGTGAAATAT
This candidate division KSB1 bacterium DNA region includes the following protein-coding sequences:
- the ftsH gene encoding ATP-dependent zinc metalloprotease FtsH; this translates as MSEHSKKQSKKSNKRPIKIEKRVHFSIWYIIFGIMIMYLLETMILKETVVKLPYSEFKEMVRKGQIKDCLISQDKITGRFFSDPAKLDSLYQAFGFLPDTISNAETLKSKRKLFNAWVDSLAQSGPIRKRGEAVKGLSLASFSTTRVEDPELVNQLEAMGIQFSGQPERSWLLNFLLVWVFPLLILVAIWGFIFRRMNPTGGMLSIGKSKAKVYVEGQTKVTFKDVAGIDEAVEEVKEVVEFLKNPAKFQSLGGRIPKGVLLVGPPGTGKTLLAKAVAGEAGVPFFSMSGSDFVEMFVGVGAARVRDLFQQAAQRSPCIIFIDELDALGKARSISPVTGGHDEREQTLNQLLTEMDGFDPNIGVIIMAATNRPEILDLALLRPGRFDRQVVVDRPDINGREAILKVHARGVKLSPDVDLRVIAARTPGFVGADLANVINEAALLAARRNKNIVSMEELEEAIDRVIAGLERKSRVLNKHEKEIVAYHESGHAIVGASLPNTDPVHRVSIIPRGVAALGYTLQLPTEDRYLMTRSELESRLKVLLGGRVAEEITFNEISTGAQNDLERATQIARSMVVEYGMSEKLGPLSYGSSQRGIYLGIQMPESRPYSEQIAAEIDNEVRKIVESAYNVVKELLINKKQQLEQLAKRLLEKEIVEKEELYQILGIEPPKQE